From one Pieris brassicae chromosome 5, ilPieBrab1.1, whole genome shotgun sequence genomic stretch:
- the LOC123710425 gene encoding uncharacterized protein LOC123710425: MAHSLRQNTIYRPLRIVRYYCQGEPNSLYEKHERGEQPRKVHGQLYPEWRKPWHKREGETISKINIFVEKNPNMKILSAMQRIPTLTFGNVKDWWKEMKEIQEIENQKFLPDRVAALGSNLAAIHFFTYRHCSVRLKDSKEWISGDTKNLNLPSTFVSGYFVEAVDCSKFHFNGIRYEGIKNLTGLNFLKWLSLRNNKFIDVWCLDRLAGQNGSSLEFLDIVGCNICVGSIFALSRMLSLKCLVLSDPGDNIELQAAISMLEEDKPSLLIKTIPNPESENNSD; encoded by the exons ATGGCACACAGTCTAAGACAGAATACTATTTATCGTCCCTTACGTATAGTACGATATTATTGTCAAGGTGAACCAAATTCTTTGTATGAGAAACATGAAAGAGGCGAGCAGCCAAGAAAGGTGCATGGCCAACTATATCCTGAGTGGCGTAAACCTTGGCATAAGAGGGAAGGTGAAACAAttagcaaaataaatatttttgttgaaaaaaacccaaatatgaaaatacttaGTGCTATGCAAAGAATCCCTACTCTCACATTTGGAAACGTAAAAGATTGGTGGAAAGAAATGAAAGAAATTCAGGAAAtagaaaatcaaaagtttttgcCCGATAGAGTTGCAGCTTTGGGTAGCAATTTGGCTGCAATACACTTTTTCACATATCGTCATTGTTCTGTTCG GCTCAAAGATTCGAAGGAGTGGATTTCTGGAGATACTAAGAATTTGAATCTACCTAGTACTTTTGTCAGTGGGTATTTTGTTGAAGCTGTTGATTGCTCTAAATTCCACTTCAATGGTATCAGGTATGAGggtattaaaaatctaactggtcttaattttttaaaatggcTTTCAttgagaaataataaatttattgatgtCTGGTGTCTAGATCGATTAGCAGGACAGAATGGTAGTAGTTTAGAATTTCTTGACATTGTTGGTTGTAATATATGTGTAGGTTCAATATTTGCTCTATCAAGAATGTTATCTCTTAAGTGTTTAGTCCTTAGTGATCCTGGAGATAATATAGAATTGCAGGCAGCCATATCTATGCTTGAAGAAGATAAACccagtttattaataaaaactataccaAATCCTGAAAGTGAGAACAACTCGGATTGA
- the LOC123710367 gene encoding spondin-1-like isoform X2: MLKKLCILLSLLVLSRSQKQRCDQTPPQATVITPSDNMGIYRMSISTKGNDTNIYRPDQTYVLKLTTNNATRPFRWFMITVEDPEMDTNPEYDPKLVDVGSLKTIDTNKQSRYSERCYNSVENTDNSDKYKVEIHWVSPKQNARRQTVRLRAMVAENKEVWHVGENLTITLEKDDRRPLDSPPYSPEPNCNLCSEAQYEVIFNGRWSRMTHPRYYPSKPDDNGYSHLVGASHSFSHTIWQPGDQASPGLQKLAEEADISLIEREIIDSMSPLNGTRTLIIGKRRFHPDMGEPSHSLFRVDNVHHLFSLVVAIKPSPDWFLGAYKFELCTNIGWLKESEIPLFPWDAGTMDGVSYESVPSITQPRDVVSRVAVGSFNKESPFYQMNLNEMKPFALLQVRLLNVFPLVGAECSQEDSVFTCSEVQNDQQEEQRENLEVKEDEKEEPMISELKIAEECVASEWGECLLKYRLEAGGN; this comes from the exons ATGCTGAAGAA attATGTATACTCTTATCTCTGCTGGTTCTATCAAGAAGCCAAAAACAAAGATGCGACCAGACTCCACCGCAAGCAACTGTAATTACTCCGTCAGACAATATGGGAATCTATCGTATGAGTATCAGCACCAAAGGGAATGATACCAACATCTACCGACCGGATCAGACATACGTTT TGAAATTAACAACAAACAACGCGACGCGTCCTTTTCGATGGTTCATGATAACGGTAGAGGATCCAGAGATGGATACTAATCCGGAGTATGATCCGAAATTGGTGGACGTAGGCAGCCTCAAAACAATTGACACGAACAAGCAGTCCCGATATAGTGAGAGATGCTATAATTCTGTAGAAAATACTGATAACtctgataaatataaagttgaG ATTCACTGGGTATCACCGAAACAAAATGCACGAAGACAGACAGTTAGACTTCGCGCTATGGTGGCAGAGAATAAAGAAGTTTGGCACGTAGGAGAAAACCTTACCATCACCTTGGAGAAGGATGATCGCCGACCCCTGGATAGCCCTCCCTATTCTCCTGAACCAAATTGTAATTTGTGCAGTGAGGCACAATATGAG GTTATTTTCAACGGACGCTGGTCGAGAATGACTCATCCACGCTACTACCCAAGCAAGCCAGATGACAATGGTTATAGTCATTTAGTGGGAGCCTCCCATTCTTTTTCTCACACAATTTGGCAACCTGGAGATCAAGCATCGCCGGGGCTACAAAAATTGGCAGAGGAAGCGGATATAAGTTTAATTGAAAGGGAAATTATTGATTCT ATGTCGCCTCTAAACGGTACAAGGACCCTGATAATAGGGAAACGTCGTTTTCACCCAGATATGGGTGAACCATCCCATTCTTTATTTCGTGTGGATAATGTTCACCACCTATTCTCATTGGTAGTAGCAATAAAGCCATCTCCAGATTGGTTTCTTGGAGCATACAAATTTGAACTTTGCACTAACATTGGATGGTTGAAGGAATCTGAGATTCCACTCTTTCCGTGGGATGCGGGGACTATGGATGGAGTCTCTTATGAG tcTGTCCCATCGATAACTCAGCCGCGTGATGTCGTGAGTCGCGTGGCTGTGGGTTCATTCAACAAGGAGTCGCCCTTCTACCAAATGAATCTAAACGAGATGAAACCTTTCGCCTTGTTACAAGTCAGACTCTTAAACGTCTTTCCTTTAGTTGGGGCTGAATGTTCTCAagaag attcgGTTTTCACATGCTCTGAAGTGCAAAATGATCAACAGGAAGAACAGAGAGAGAACCTAGAggt aaaagaaGATGAAAAGGAGGAGCCCATGATATCAGAATTAAAAATAGCAGAAGAGTGTGTCGCGAGTGAGTGGGGGGAGTGTCTTCTTAAATACCGTTTAGAAGCTGGCGGTAATTAA
- the LOC123710367 gene encoding spondin-1-like isoform X1: MFKVLCILLSLLVLSRSQKQRCDQTPPQATVITPSDNMGIYRMSISTKGNDTNIYRPDQTYVLKLTTNNATRPFRWFMITVEDPEMDTNPEYDPKLVDVGSLKTIDTNKQSRYSERCYNSVENTDNSDKYKVEIHWVSPKQNARRQTVRLRAMVAENKEVWHVGENLTITLEKDDRRPLDSPPYSPEPNCNLCSEAQYEVIFNGRWSRMTHPRYYPSKPDDNGYSHLVGASHSFSHTIWQPGDQASPGLQKLAEEADISLIEREIIDSMSPLNGTRTLIIGKRRFHPDMGEPSHSLFRVDNVHHLFSLVVAIKPSPDWFLGAYKFELCTNIGWLKESEIPLFPWDAGTMDGVSYESVPSITQPRDVVSRVAVGSFNKESPFYQMNLNEMKPFALLQVRLLNVFPLVGAECSQEDSVFTCSEVQNDQQEEQRENLEVKEDEKEEPMISELKIAEECVASEWGECLLKYRLEAGGN, from the exons ATGTTTAAAGT attATGTATACTCTTATCTCTGCTGGTTCTATCAAGAAGCCAAAAACAAAGATGCGACCAGACTCCACCGCAAGCAACTGTAATTACTCCGTCAGACAATATGGGAATCTATCGTATGAGTATCAGCACCAAAGGGAATGATACCAACATCTACCGACCGGATCAGACATACGTTT TGAAATTAACAACAAACAACGCGACGCGTCCTTTTCGATGGTTCATGATAACGGTAGAGGATCCAGAGATGGATACTAATCCGGAGTATGATCCGAAATTGGTGGACGTAGGCAGCCTCAAAACAATTGACACGAACAAGCAGTCCCGATATAGTGAGAGATGCTATAATTCTGTAGAAAATACTGATAACtctgataaatataaagttgaG ATTCACTGGGTATCACCGAAACAAAATGCACGAAGACAGACAGTTAGACTTCGCGCTATGGTGGCAGAGAATAAAGAAGTTTGGCACGTAGGAGAAAACCTTACCATCACCTTGGAGAAGGATGATCGCCGACCCCTGGATAGCCCTCCCTATTCTCCTGAACCAAATTGTAATTTGTGCAGTGAGGCACAATATGAG GTTATTTTCAACGGACGCTGGTCGAGAATGACTCATCCACGCTACTACCCAAGCAAGCCAGATGACAATGGTTATAGTCATTTAGTGGGAGCCTCCCATTCTTTTTCTCACACAATTTGGCAACCTGGAGATCAAGCATCGCCGGGGCTACAAAAATTGGCAGAGGAAGCGGATATAAGTTTAATTGAAAGGGAAATTATTGATTCT ATGTCGCCTCTAAACGGTACAAGGACCCTGATAATAGGGAAACGTCGTTTTCACCCAGATATGGGTGAACCATCCCATTCTTTATTTCGTGTGGATAATGTTCACCACCTATTCTCATTGGTAGTAGCAATAAAGCCATCTCCAGATTGGTTTCTTGGAGCATACAAATTTGAACTTTGCACTAACATTGGATGGTTGAAGGAATCTGAGATTCCACTCTTTCCGTGGGATGCGGGGACTATGGATGGAGTCTCTTATGAG tcTGTCCCATCGATAACTCAGCCGCGTGATGTCGTGAGTCGCGTGGCTGTGGGTTCATTCAACAAGGAGTCGCCCTTCTACCAAATGAATCTAAACGAGATGAAACCTTTCGCCTTGTTACAAGTCAGACTCTTAAACGTCTTTCCTTTAGTTGGGGCTGAATGTTCTCAagaag attcgGTTTTCACATGCTCTGAAGTGCAAAATGATCAACAGGAAGAACAGAGAGAGAACCTAGAggt aaaagaaGATGAAAAGGAGGAGCCCATGATATCAGAATTAAAAATAGCAGAAGAGTGTGTCGCGAGTGAGTGGGGGGAGTGTCTTCTTAAATACCGTTTAGAAGCTGGCGGTAATTAA
- the LOC123710367 gene encoding spondin-2-like isoform X3 — MIPTSTDRIRHTFVVKLTTNNATRPFRWFMITVEDPEMDTNPEYDPKLVDVGSLKTIDTNKQSRYSERCYNSVENTDNSDKYKVEIHWVSPKQNARRQTVRLRAMVAENKEVWHVGENLTITLEKDDRRPLDSPPYSPEPNCNLCSEAQYEVIFNGRWSRMTHPRYYPSKPDDNGYSHLVGASHSFSHTIWQPGDQASPGLQKLAEEADISLIEREIIDSMSPLNGTRTLIIGKRRFHPDMGEPSHSLFRVDNVHHLFSLVVAIKPSPDWFLGAYKFELCTNIGWLKESEIPLFPWDAGTMDGVSYESVPSITQPRDVVSRVAVGSFNKESPFYQMNLNEMKPFALLQVRLLNVFPLVGAECSQEDSVFTCSEVQNDQQEEQRENLEVKEDEKEEPMISELKIAEECVASEWGECLLKYRLEAGGN, encoded by the exons ATGATACCAACATCTACCGACCGGATCAGACATACGTTTGTAg TGAAATTAACAACAAACAACGCGACGCGTCCTTTTCGATGGTTCATGATAACGGTAGAGGATCCAGAGATGGATACTAATCCGGAGTATGATCCGAAATTGGTGGACGTAGGCAGCCTCAAAACAATTGACACGAACAAGCAGTCCCGATATAGTGAGAGATGCTATAATTCTGTAGAAAATACTGATAACtctgataaatataaagttgaG ATTCACTGGGTATCACCGAAACAAAATGCACGAAGACAGACAGTTAGACTTCGCGCTATGGTGGCAGAGAATAAAGAAGTTTGGCACGTAGGAGAAAACCTTACCATCACCTTGGAGAAGGATGATCGCCGACCCCTGGATAGCCCTCCCTATTCTCCTGAACCAAATTGTAATTTGTGCAGTGAGGCACAATATGAG GTTATTTTCAACGGACGCTGGTCGAGAATGACTCATCCACGCTACTACCCAAGCAAGCCAGATGACAATGGTTATAGTCATTTAGTGGGAGCCTCCCATTCTTTTTCTCACACAATTTGGCAACCTGGAGATCAAGCATCGCCGGGGCTACAAAAATTGGCAGAGGAAGCGGATATAAGTTTAATTGAAAGGGAAATTATTGATTCT ATGTCGCCTCTAAACGGTACAAGGACCCTGATAATAGGGAAACGTCGTTTTCACCCAGATATGGGTGAACCATCCCATTCTTTATTTCGTGTGGATAATGTTCACCACCTATTCTCATTGGTAGTAGCAATAAAGCCATCTCCAGATTGGTTTCTTGGAGCATACAAATTTGAACTTTGCACTAACATTGGATGGTTGAAGGAATCTGAGATTCCACTCTTTCCGTGGGATGCGGGGACTATGGATGGAGTCTCTTATGAG tcTGTCCCATCGATAACTCAGCCGCGTGATGTCGTGAGTCGCGTGGCTGTGGGTTCATTCAACAAGGAGTCGCCCTTCTACCAAATGAATCTAAACGAGATGAAACCTTTCGCCTTGTTACAAGTCAGACTCTTAAACGTCTTTCCTTTAGTTGGGGCTGAATGTTCTCAagaag attcgGTTTTCACATGCTCTGAAGTGCAAAATGATCAACAGGAAGAACAGAGAGAGAACCTAGAggt aaaagaaGATGAAAAGGAGGAGCCCATGATATCAGAATTAAAAATAGCAGAAGAGTGTGTCGCGAGTGAGTGGGGGGAGTGTCTTCTTAAATACCGTTTAGAAGCTGGCGGTAATTAA
- the LOC123710367 gene encoding spondin-2-like isoform X4 produces MITVEDPEMDTNPEYDPKLVDVGSLKTIDTNKQSRYSERCYNSVENTDNSDKYKVEIHWVSPKQNARRQTVRLRAMVAENKEVWHVGENLTITLEKDDRRPLDSPPYSPEPNCNLCSEAQYEVIFNGRWSRMTHPRYYPSKPDDNGYSHLVGASHSFSHTIWQPGDQASPGLQKLAEEADISLIEREIIDSMSPLNGTRTLIIGKRRFHPDMGEPSHSLFRVDNVHHLFSLVVAIKPSPDWFLGAYKFELCTNIGWLKESEIPLFPWDAGTMDGVSYESVPSITQPRDVVSRVAVGSFNKESPFYQMNLNEMKPFALLQVRLLNVFPLVGAECSQEDSVFTCSEVQNDQQEEQRENLEVKEDEKEEPMISELKIAEECVASEWGECLLKYRLEAGGN; encoded by the exons ATGATAACGGTAGAGGATCCAGAGATGGATACTAATCCGGAGTATGATCCGAAATTGGTGGACGTAGGCAGCCTCAAAACAATTGACACGAACAAGCAGTCCCGATATAGTGAGAGATGCTATAATTCTGTAGAAAATACTGATAACtctgataaatataaagttgaG ATTCACTGGGTATCACCGAAACAAAATGCACGAAGACAGACAGTTAGACTTCGCGCTATGGTGGCAGAGAATAAAGAAGTTTGGCACGTAGGAGAAAACCTTACCATCACCTTGGAGAAGGATGATCGCCGACCCCTGGATAGCCCTCCCTATTCTCCTGAACCAAATTGTAATTTGTGCAGTGAGGCACAATATGAG GTTATTTTCAACGGACGCTGGTCGAGAATGACTCATCCACGCTACTACCCAAGCAAGCCAGATGACAATGGTTATAGTCATTTAGTGGGAGCCTCCCATTCTTTTTCTCACACAATTTGGCAACCTGGAGATCAAGCATCGCCGGGGCTACAAAAATTGGCAGAGGAAGCGGATATAAGTTTAATTGAAAGGGAAATTATTGATTCT ATGTCGCCTCTAAACGGTACAAGGACCCTGATAATAGGGAAACGTCGTTTTCACCCAGATATGGGTGAACCATCCCATTCTTTATTTCGTGTGGATAATGTTCACCACCTATTCTCATTGGTAGTAGCAATAAAGCCATCTCCAGATTGGTTTCTTGGAGCATACAAATTTGAACTTTGCACTAACATTGGATGGTTGAAGGAATCTGAGATTCCACTCTTTCCGTGGGATGCGGGGACTATGGATGGAGTCTCTTATGAG tcTGTCCCATCGATAACTCAGCCGCGTGATGTCGTGAGTCGCGTGGCTGTGGGTTCATTCAACAAGGAGTCGCCCTTCTACCAAATGAATCTAAACGAGATGAAACCTTTCGCCTTGTTACAAGTCAGACTCTTAAACGTCTTTCCTTTAGTTGGGGCTGAATGTTCTCAagaag attcgGTTTTCACATGCTCTGAAGTGCAAAATGATCAACAGGAAGAACAGAGAGAGAACCTAGAggt aaaagaaGATGAAAAGGAGGAGCCCATGATATCAGAATTAAAAATAGCAGAAGAGTGTGTCGCGAGTGAGTGGGGGGAGTGTCTTCTTAAATACCGTTTAGAAGCTGGCGGTAATTAA